The Gemmata palustris genome includes a region encoding these proteins:
- a CDS encoding GDP-L-fucose synthase family protein, with the protein MDLRNKRILVTGGGGFLGRHVVAELRHVGCTSLFAPRRAEYDLTDADAVRRVLDWSRPEVVIHLAAVVGGIGANRKYPGTFLYDNLMMGVQLIDACRRRGLAKFVCAGTICAYPKFTPVPFKEEDLWNGYPEETNAPYGLAKKMLLAQLQAYRQEFDFPGTYVLPVNLYGPWDNFDLQSSHVIPALIRKCVDAQAQGLPEVPVWGTGQATREFLYVADAARGIRLAAERLETPDPVNLGSGHEISIRDLAQMIADHVGYRGALKFDPTQPDGQPRRCLDTSRAKAVIGFEATTTLTRGLADTIAWYRAQLSAPTRIAA; encoded by the coding sequence ATGGACCTTCGGAACAAGCGAATCCTGGTGACCGGCGGCGGCGGGTTCCTCGGTCGGCACGTCGTGGCGGAGCTGCGGCACGTGGGGTGTACGAGCCTGTTCGCCCCGCGCCGGGCCGAATACGACCTGACCGATGCCGACGCGGTGCGCCGGGTGCTCGACTGGAGCCGCCCGGAGGTGGTGATCCACCTCGCGGCCGTCGTCGGCGGGATCGGCGCCAACCGCAAGTACCCCGGCACGTTCCTCTACGACAACCTGATGATGGGCGTGCAGCTCATTGATGCGTGCCGGCGCCGCGGGCTCGCGAAGTTCGTTTGCGCCGGGACCATCTGCGCGTACCCGAAATTTACGCCGGTGCCGTTCAAGGAAGAAGACCTGTGGAACGGCTACCCGGAGGAGACCAACGCTCCCTACGGGCTGGCCAAGAAGATGCTGCTCGCGCAGCTCCAGGCGTACCGCCAGGAGTTCGACTTCCCCGGCACCTACGTGCTGCCCGTGAACCTGTACGGCCCGTGGGACAACTTCGATTTGCAGTCGTCGCACGTGATCCCGGCCCTGATCCGCAAGTGCGTGGACGCGCAAGCCCAGGGGCTGCCAGAAGTTCCCGTGTGGGGCACCGGTCAGGCGACGCGCGAGTTCCTTTACGTCGCGGACGCGGCCCGGGGGATTCGGCTCGCCGCCGAGCGCCTCGAGACCCCGGACCCGGTTAACCTCGGCTCCGGGCACGAGATCTCGATCCGCGACCTGGCCCAAATGATCGCCGACCACGTCGGGTACCGCGGGGCGCTGAAGTTCGACCCGACCCAACCGGACGGGCAACCGCGCCGGTGCCTGGACACGAGCCGCGCGAAGGCGGTGATCGGGTTCGAGGCCACGACCACGCTCACGCGCGGGCTCGCCGACACCATCGCGTGGTACCGCGCGCAACTTTCGGCGCCGACCCGGATCGCCGCCTGA
- a CDS encoding DUF429 domain-containing protein: protein MRVPEFESVYGVDFSGAKQAGRTIWIARTEARARGRLALVALDRLDSLCGTAERAVCLAELVRIVNASDAALWGFDCPFGLPVELFPEGAPWADQFAFLAEYEDAYQCGLECIARTKRLPDGPLRSALHCRRQSDFDAKAPFDGFHYRMIYQTFFGMRDVVQHLAATPGTAVLPFQYRKLPKAKRVVVECCPSSVLKRNGLPHQNYKQPKGGPLLRKRRLTRHEILAALDKRVRIGDRHRRVMMRNPGGDALDAVIAAAGALRGVRDADHAILSTHPRLTREGWMYV, encoded by the coding sequence GGAAGCTCGCGCACGCGGGCGGCTGGCACTCGTCGCGCTCGACCGACTCGATTCGCTTTGCGGGACCGCGGAACGGGCCGTGTGCCTCGCGGAACTGGTGCGGATCGTGAACGCGAGCGACGCGGCCCTGTGGGGTTTTGATTGCCCGTTCGGGCTGCCCGTTGAACTGTTTCCCGAAGGGGCGCCGTGGGCGGACCAGTTCGCGTTCCTCGCGGAGTACGAGGACGCCTACCAGTGCGGTTTGGAGTGCATCGCCCGCACCAAACGGCTCCCCGACGGTCCGCTGCGCAGCGCGCTGCACTGCCGGCGCCAGTCCGACTTCGACGCCAAGGCGCCGTTCGACGGGTTCCACTACCGCATGATCTACCAGACGTTCTTCGGGATGCGCGACGTGGTGCAACACCTGGCCGCGACACCCGGTACCGCGGTGCTACCGTTCCAGTACCGCAAGTTACCGAAGGCGAAGCGCGTCGTGGTCGAGTGCTGTCCGTCATCGGTACTGAAGAGAAACGGCCTTCCGCACCAGAATTACAAACAGCCGAAGGGCGGTCCGCTCCTTCGTAAGCGGCGCCTGACGCGGCACGAGATTCTGGCCGCCCTGGATAAACGGGTGCGGATCGGCGATCGGCACCGGCGCGTGATGATGCGCAACCCCGGCGGGGACGCCCTGGACGCGGTCATCGCGGCGGCCGGGGCGCTCCGAGGGGTCCGCGACGCCGACCACGCGATTCTGTCAACGCACCCCCGACTCACCCGTGAGGGCTGGATGTACGTGTGA